The Cottoperca gobio chromosome 15, fCotGob3.1, whole genome shotgun sequence genome segment TTTTATGTCCCCAAGAAGCTTTCATGTTGCAATTTGATTGTAATTCCAATACTAATTGTATTAATTAGAGGGCTGGACTATCAAAAACCCCGTGATAAACTGGTGGCAATAAAAGGGTGATGCCATTGGCAAATTAGTTTTCGAACTTAAACAGCATGATCGTTGTTTAATCAACACAACGCTGCGCATCGATATTCATTTGGAACAATAAATTGTGTTGGTTGGAGAGGAGGCAGCAGGCAGGGGGCCATGGCTGCGCCAGCGTCCCGGAGCTAAGGCCGGGGACAGCAGGAGGGGGAGCGGCATCACACTGCAGCCTTCACCCGGACCCACCAGCTCCCATCACACACAAAGTGACCACACACACCAGCGAGCCCGAGTTAAGTCATGCTGACCATGACCTAAGATTGCGAACATGCACGTTTTAAAATCATCGACGGATCCAGGGCAAAAGCCAGAAGATTATAGGATGGTGtcataattagattttttagaaaacaagaaaatggaAAGtgataacatatatgaaaaggAAATACGTAGAAGACCCTAACGCCTTGCACAAAAATGAATGGACTGAtgaaaaagatttttaaaaagtagcTACTACAGGAAAAAACTGTATGAAAATAATGTGCAAATTGACTCGCTTCAATTCAAAACGTGTATTCCGGAGTTGCAGTCATTGGTTGTCCATTTGTCACCCTTTTAAAgctccctctgcctccctccctcccttcccgTCTCTGCTAAGCATCTCCAGTCTACATATCTTCTTTAGCTTTAACGAGCCTCGTTAAGATCGCAATAATATTCCACCCTCTAATTGCTCATTCCATTCAGCAGATAGGCGAGCATTGGCTTGTGCCTGATGCGCGCGGTTCGGTGGGAGGGTTGCTGTGGAGATCGGAGATTCTGATAACCCCCCGTGCGTGCTGCACAAGTGGTGAAAGCCTCGCGCTACGTACTGGCTAATGATTGGCACGCTTGACAGTGATTGGCAGGGCTGCCATGACAACGCTACAACGACACCAAGAAGACCAATAGAAAAGGGAAACAAAATGTTTCAATGCTACACTCAACGGCGGATTTAGGGGGGAGATATTATGAGGCTGGTGTCATTAGGCGATAGCCATTGAATCATTCAATCTTTTTTACTGACCGTATTTTTTcggtttttcctttttctcgataattttctttctctctcaggtcATTTCCATGGTTTTCAGATCCCCTTTAGAGCTTTATCCCTCCCATTTCTTCCTGCCAAACTTCGCTGATCGCCCTGTGCTCCTGGCGAACAGCGCTCCCACCACCAGGTCTCCAGAAGACTTGTCCATGTTTCAGCTACCGACCCTCAACTTCTCCCCGGAGCAGGTGGCGAGCGTCTGCGAGACGCTGGAGGAGACCGGGGACATCGAACGGCTGGGCCGCTTCCTCTGGTCCCTGCCTGTGGCTCCGGGAGCGTGCGAGGCGATCAACAAGCACGAATCCATCCTGCGCGCCCGGGCTGTGGTTGCTTTCCACACGGGGAATTTCAGAGACCTTTACCACATCCTGGAGAACCACAAGTTCACCAAGGACTCGCACGGCAAACTGCAAGCCATGTGGCTGGAAGCGCACTACCAGGAGGCCGAGAAGCTCCGCGGTCGCCCCCTCGGACCGGTCGATAAGTACCGGGTGCGGAAGAAGTTTCCGCTGCCTCGGACCATCTGGGACGGCGAGCAGAAGACGCACTGTTTCAAAGAGCGGACACGGAGCCTGCTGAGGGAGTGGTACCTTCAGGACCCATATCCAAACCCCAGCAAGAAAAGGGAACTGGCTCAAGCCACTGGACTCACTCCTACACAGGTCGGAAACTGGTTTAAAAACCGGAGGCAACGAGACAGAGCCGCGGCAGCCAAAAACAGGTTGGTGTTTTTTATCCTTACTGTCAAAACACAGCAATGTACAAAAGTTTGTCTAAAATGCAtaaattcaaaagaaaaagcGGAGATTTTATGAAACATGTAGCTATGTTTGCGGACATAGACTGTCTAAGAAAAGGACGGTCTGTCTGGCAGGGGGAGGGAGCAGGCTGCGGCGACATTTTTTGTTGTGAAGTGAAATCAGGATGAACATCGAAAACTCTATTTatgctgttattattatcaaaaattgtcttttaaaaatacaagaagcttttatttcatttagaaaAGCTTCTAAAACATTTTCGGCAGATATGCAATTTAACTTTGTTGGTATTTTAAACAGAATAAGGAATTACCAGATAGACAAAAACGCTATTAATGTTAAAACTCAAATACctctgaataataaaataat includes the following:
- the six3a gene encoding homeobox protein SIX3a, which gives rise to MVFRSPLELYPSHFFLPNFADRPVLLANSAPTTRSPEDLSMFQLPTLNFSPEQVASVCETLEETGDIERLGRFLWSLPVAPGACEAINKHESILRARAVVAFHTGNFRDLYHILENHKFTKDSHGKLQAMWLEAHYQEAEKLRGRPLGPVDKYRVRKKFPLPRTIWDGEQKTHCFKERTRSLLREWYLQDPYPNPSKKRELAQATGLTPTQVGNWFKNRRQRDRAAAAKNRLQHQAIGPSGMRSLSEAGLTPHSSAESPSTAASPTTSVSSMTERVDTGTSILSVTSSDSECDV